The Couchioplanes caeruleus sequence TGGGCCACCGGCCGGCTCGGCGTGACCCTCGCGTGCCGCCGAGGCGTCCCGGCGGCACGGCCCGGCGGTCTCGGCGCCCTGGTGGCCTCGACCGTGCCCGGCCCGGTGGCGGCGGCGCTCACCGTCGCCGTCGCCGCCGGAGCACTCGCGGCGGTGCCGGGCCGGCCGTGGGCCGGCCCGGCGGTCGTGGCCGGGGTGGTGCTGGTTCTGCTGCTGCTCCTGCGGCATGCCACCCGGCGCTTCGGCGGCATCACCGGCGACGTCCTGGGCGCGGCGACGGAACTGGCGACGACCCTGACCCTGGTCGCCCTCGTCCTGCTCTGAGCCGGGCTCCTCGTCCCGCTCTGAGCCGGGCTCAGCGCACCGACGTCTGCACGAACGGGGGCTTCACGATCTTCGCCTCGGTCCGGCGGCCGCGGATGTCCACCTCGACCAGGTCGCCCTCGGCCAGACCGGCCGCCGTGTCCAGCAGCGCCAGCGCGATGCCGACCTTCTTGGTGGGCGAGAACGTGCCGCTGGTGGTCTCGCCCACGAGCGTGTCGCCGGCGTACACCTGCATGTGGCCCCGCGGGATGCCGCGGCCCGTCAGCTCCAGGCCGCGCAGCGCCCGCCGGGGGCCCTCCGCCTTCTCGGCCAGCAGCGCGTCGCGGCCCCAGAACGCCGGCTTCGACCATCCGACCGCCCAGCCGGAGCGGGCCTGCACCGGGGTGATCTCCAGCGAGAGCTCCTGGCCGTGCAGCGGGTACCCCATCTCGGTGCGCAGCGTGTCGCGCGCGCCGAGGCCGCAGGGGCGCACCCCGGCGGCGACCAGTGCGTCCCACACCCGCGTCGCGTCGTCCCAGGGCACGACCAGCTCGTACCCGTGCTCGCCGGTGTAGCCCGTGCGGCAGACGATCAGCTCGACCCCGTCGAGGACGGCCGTGGAGAACGACATGTACTCGTGCTCGACCGGAAGGCCCAGGGCCTTGACGATCTCGGCCGACTGCGGCCCCTGCACGGCGAGGACCGCGTAGTCGCGGTGCTGCCCGGTGACGGTGATCCCGTCCGGCGCGGCCGCGACCAGGCGGCGGACCACCTCGGCGGTGTTGGCCGCGTTCGGGATGAGGAAGACCTCGTCCGGGCCCACCAGATAGGCGATCAGGTCGTCGACCACCCCGCCGGTCGCGTCGTCGCAGCAGAGCGTGTACTGCGCCTTGCCCGGCGCGATGCGTCCGAGGTCGTTGGTGAGGCAGGAGTTGACGAAGTCCGCGGCACCCGGGCCGGACACCCGCGCCTTGCCGAGATGGGACACGTCGAAGACACCGGCACCCTCACGGACGGCGGCGTGCTCGCGCAGGACTCCTCCCCCCGCGTACTCGAGGGGCATCTCCCAGCCGCCGAAGGCGGCGAACTTGGCGCCCAGAGCGAGGTGACGCTCGTGCAGCGGCGAACGGAGCAGAGGCGTGGTGTCGGTGGACATGAGTGGCAACTTACCCGTGACCTTGCATGTGGTTAGCATCGGCGGGACAACACACCGCCGTCCGGCGCGACCCGCGCCGGACGCAGCCACGCCGCCGGAGCCGCCCACAAGGGAGCCCCGGCCCCAGCCGTCGCGGAGAGCCCGAGTGACCCATCCCGCCCCCTCAGTGAGCCTGGTCGACAGCGACCCCGCCGAACTCGCCGTCGACGCGCTCGTCATCGGCCTGCACAGCCAGCCCGAGGAGGGTGGGGCGCTGTTGCCGGCCGCGGGCGCGGAGAGCATCGCCGCCGCGTTCGACGGCAAGCTCATCGCCACCCTGTCCCT is a genomic window containing:
- the gcvT gene encoding glycine cleavage system aminomethyltransferase GcvT, with translation MSTDTTPLLRSPLHERHLALGAKFAAFGGWEMPLEYAGGGVLREHAAVREGAGVFDVSHLGKARVSGPGAADFVNSCLTNDLGRIAPGKAQYTLCCDDATGGVVDDLIAYLVGPDEVFLIPNAANTAEVVRRLVAAAPDGITVTGQHRDYAVLAVQGPQSAEIVKALGLPVEHEYMSFSTAVLDGVELIVCRTGYTGEHGYELVVPWDDATRVWDALVAAGVRPCGLGARDTLRTEMGYPLHGQELSLEITPVQARSGWAVGWSKPAFWGRDALLAEKAEGPRRALRGLELTGRGIPRGHMQVYAGDTLVGETTSGTFSPTKKVGIALALLDTAAGLAEGDLVEVDIRGRRTEAKIVKPPFVQTSVR